DNA sequence from the Candidatus Saccharibacteria bacterium oral taxon 488 genome:
TCAAGACCGAAAAGGGCAAGCTGAAGGCGGTGGCTGAAGCTATCAAAGATTATCATAAGCAAGGCCGGCCGGTGTTGGTTGGCTCTGGCTCGATTGCCAAGAACGAGCAGATCGCCAAATATCTGGAAAAAGAAGGCATCAAGTTTGAGATTCTAAACGCCAAGAATAATGAGCGTGAGGCGGCTATCATTGAGAAGGCTGGTGAAAAGGGTGCGATTACACTAGCGACAAACATTGCCGGACGCGGTACCGACATTAAATTGGGCAGGGGCGTCAAGGAGTTAGGTGGACTGGTGGTGATTGGTTCTGAACGGCACGAGTCACGCCGCATTGACAATCAGCTGCGCGGTCGCGGCGGTCGTCAGGGCGACCCGGGCGAGACGCAGTTCTATGTGTCAACCGAAGATGATTTGATGCGAATTTTCCAGGGCGAGCGCATCGCGGCGCTGATGGATCGGCTGGGCGTGGATGAAGATACGCCGATTCAAAATCGTGCTGTGTCAAAGACGTTGGAAGCAGCGCAGAAGCGCGTCGAAGGTTACAACTTTGATACGCGCAAAAATGTTGTTCAGTACGACAACGTGATTAATCGTCACCGCCGTGTGGTCTACACGATGCGGCGAAAAATCCTTGAAGGCGACAATATCCAGCCGGAAATTGAGCGGTTGTTGCGCGACAGAGTCAAAGAGTTAGTGACGCTACCAACCAAGAACAACCCGAAGTTTATCGAGGAATTTACGGCAGCCTTTCCAGTCGATGAGGCGGCCGTGCGCAAGGTTGGCCGCGAGAAAAAGGACCGTCTGCGCCTCCAAAAAGCTCTGAAACTAGCACACCAGGCCTACCGGGAAAAAGATGAAGAAATCGGTACTGAAGAGTTGCGCGGTGTGGAGCGCGAGGTGTATATGGCGGTGCTCGACACCCTGTGGATGCAGCACTTAGAGAATATGCAACACCTACGCGAAGGGATTCACTGGCGCAGCGTTGGGCAGCGCGATCCATTGGTAGAATACCGGGCGGAGTCACAAAAATTGTTCACCAGCCTTCAGGAAAATTTGCGTAACGAAGTTCTGAACACAATTTTTCATATTCATAAATCCGACGCGGTAATCCGCCAGTCGCAGGATGATGAGTATGATACCGAGCTAACGCGCCTAGCGGAAAGCGCAGTTGAGCGTGGTGTTAATGAAGTTGGTGCGGGCGAGGAAAATCGCGACGGTGACTTTTCAGTGAAAAAGGGTAAATCTAACGCTGAGTCGAACCGTGCCAAAAACCAAGCACGCAAGAAGAAAAAAGCACAGCGCCAAAACCGCAAAAAGAACCGCAAATAAATCTAAAACCGGTGGGCAGAGAGCGACAGACAGATGAAACATACGGTCAAAGAAATAAAATTGAAAAACGGTGCGAAAGGCCTGTTTATTGACGTGCCGGACGCGACAGTGATGAGCTTTCAGGTGCAGTTTCGGGCGGGCAACCGCTACGTCCGCGACGAGGATATCTACGAGACGGCGCACATCATGGAGCACATGGCATTCGGGGCGAATGAGAAGTTTCGTTCGGAGCACGCGTATGAGCAGGAGTTTACCAAGAATGGCGCCTATCATAATGCGTTCACCTCTGATTATTCAATGGTGTACGAGGCGGCCTGCGCGGATTTTGAATGGGATCGGATTTTGGAATTACAGCGGCTGGCAATTACTACGCCGCGCTTTAATGCTGAAGAATTAGAGGCCGAGAAGGGTAATGTTCGGAGCGAGCTGACCGGCTATCTCAATAACCACAACCGCGTGATGTGGCCGCGGGTGCAGCAAGCACTGGGCGAGGATATTTTGACGTATAATCAGCGACTGAAAACGATTGACGCGATTACCCTAAAAGACATCAAGGAGCACCATCGGCGGACGCATACGCTCAATAATATGCGGTTTGTGGTGGCTGGTAAGTTGATTGGGCGGATGGCGACAATTCGTGAATCGCTGGAGCAGTGGCAGCTAGAGCCGGGCGAGCGGTTTACCATCCCGCACGATAACCTGTCGAGTGCCGCACCGATTTTTATCCGCCGCAAGGAGGCTTCGAATCTAACATTTGGCTGGTCGATGAATCTGCCACGTGAGCTGAGCGATGAGGATTCTGACGCTATGGGCTGCTTGAATCATATTTTGACCGGGACGATGAGCTCGCGGATTTTCGGGGCGGCGCGCAAGAAAGGGCTGGCTTACGGCGTGTTCAGCGACACTTCGGTCGGGTTTTATGATTCGGCGTGGGACTTTGGCGGCCAGGTCAACCTCGAGACAGCAGAGGCACTGTTCGATATCATCGTGCGCGAACTGCGCCGAGTGCTGAACGGGACGATCACCTCGGAGGACATCGAGAATGCCAAGTCGTATGCGCTGGGCCGCTATCAGATGGGGGCACAAACGGTGGCACAGGTCAGCAATTTTTATACCGGGCGTTATTTTGCCGATGATTTCGTCAAGGATTACGAGGGCGTACCGACAGCAATTTTGGCGGTGACCGCTGATCAGATCGTTCGGGTGGCACGAGAGTTTTTTGCAGCAAATACCTGGGTGCTTGCTGGCGTGAGTAGCGGCGATAAAGAACTGCTCGGGCGACTACAGGAGAAGCTTGAGGGGCTGTTTTAGTAGTGCTCAATGCTATAATGAAACCATGAAGATTATTATCGCTGGCTATGGTCTTGAGGGTATATCAAGTTTGAGATATTTTCAGCAGGCTTTTCCTGATGCTGAGTTTGTCATTGCTGATCAGAAAGCGGTTGAGAGTGCGCCGGATGATGTGGCGGTGCGGACTGGCGAGTCAGTGTTCGCCGAGCAGCTGCAGGATGCCGACATGGTGGTGCGAGCACCGGGTGTGCCGCCGCGGCTACTCAAAACGTCGGGTAAAATATGGTCGGCGACCAATGAGTTTTTCGACAAATGTCCAGCGCCAATTATCGGTGTGACAGGGACGAAAGGCAAGGGTACGACCTGTAGTCTGATCGCGGCGATCTTGCGGGCGGCGGGTCAGACGGTGCATTTGGTGGGGAATATTGGTGTGCCGGCACTGGACGCGCTACCGAAGATCACAAAGGACGATTTCGTTGTCTATGAACTATCGAGTTTTCAGCTGTGGGATCTCGAGAAATCGCCAACCATTGCCGTGGTATTGATGATCGAGCCGGACCATTTGGAGGTGCATGCGGGTTTTGCCGAGTACCTTGATGCCAAGAAAAATATTCGTCGTCATCAGAGTGTTGTTGATACGTGTTTATATCATCCAACGAATAAATACTCACGGGAGGTAGCCACCACGCCGCTTGATAGGCCGTTGTATGGGTGTGACTGCGAGACATGTAGTGAATATTGCGGAGGTGATGCGTTAAATTTCGCGCAGCGCTACGCCGTTCCCGATGATGGTCAAGTATATGTCCGAGATGGTTACTTCTGCGTGCAAGATCGGCGGATTTGTCGCACTGATCACTTGCGGCTACCGGGCGCACACAACCTTGAGAACGCCTGTGCGGCGATGAGCGCGGTGACAGAATTGCCGATCACAGTGACCGACGAGCAGTACGCGGCTGGACTAGAGAGTTTTACGGGATTGCCACATCGATTAAAATTCGTTGCTGAGAAAAACAGTGTGAAGTATTACGATGACAGTATCGCTACCACGCCGGGCAGTGCCATCGCGGCGCTGCGGGCGTTTGAGGCGCCGAAAGTGCTGGTCGTCGGCGGGTACGACAAGGGGGCGGATTATGATGAAATGGCTGTGGAGATTACCAGACAAGCGGTGCGGGCGGTGATCATTATCGGGGCAAATGCGGCGAAGATTGAGCAGTCACTGCGTCAAGCATCGGTCACGGCGACGATGGTAGCGCTCGGCCAGACAACGATGGTGGATGTCGTCGCTCAAGCCAATCAATTATCTCGCCCAGGTGATGTTGTCATCCTCAGCCCGGCGGCCGCTAGCTTTGGGATGTTCAAAAATTACGTCGACCGCGGTGAGCAATTTGTGGCGGCGGTGGAGAAGCTTTATCCCTGATACACCTCAGGCTTCAACACTCCGATATACGGTAGGTTTCGGTATTGTTGGCGGAAGTCTAGGCCGTAGCCGACGACGAATTCGTTGGGGACGGACAGGCCGACGTAATCTGCGGCGACGTTGGCGATACGTCGTTCGGGCTTGTCGAGCAGTGAGCAGACTTTGACTGAGGCTGCACCGCGACCAGAGAATAATTCCAGCAATTTTTCCAACGTTCGGCCGGTATCGACGATGTCCTCAACCAGTAGAATATGCCGTTCGGTAACGTCGCTATCAATGTCTTTGAGAATGGTGACCGCGCCGGATGATTCAGTCGCGTCGCCGTAGCTAGAGACGTCAATGAAATCGATTTCCATATAGCAATCCATGGCGCGCACCAGATCGATCATGAACGGCGCCGCACCGCGCAGGACGCCGATGACCAGCGGATTCTTGTCGCGGTATTCGCTGGTCAGCTCTCGGCCCAGCCGCGCCACTGCATTGTTAATTTGCTCAGTAGTCACGAGGATTTTAGCAATGTCTTGATTCATTAGGATAAGTATAACAATTAGCTAGCAAAATCGCTAATCCGCTTGGCGATAATTGCAGTGGGTTCAAGAATGCGGCATTGCGGAAAAAGGCGTTGTAACCGCCTCTTAATTGCCAGATAATGCGTGCAGCCTAGAGCAATAACATCGCTGCCGTCCGCAACACTGGCCGATACTTCATCAAGCACAATATCGTCGGCCAAACCTTGATCAATCATCTGCGCCCACGCACGGGTGTCTGGCGTATCGATGCGAACGCCAGCAGCATATTCACTGATAAGCGCGCGCAGACGCTGGCTGTGTTTGGTGGCGTTTGTCGCCAGCAGGGTAATACGATGCGATTTGGTCAAAGCGGCGGCCGATTTGATCATCGGTTCAAAGCCGATAAAGCATACATCTGGGTAACGTTGCCGCAGCGAGCTAATCGCGTTAGTCGTGGCGGTATTGCATGCTATAACAATAATGTCGCATGATAGTATCGGCTGGATAGCGGTATCAGTCAGTGTGATAATTTCTTCTGACGAGCGATTACCGTACGGTGCATGCTTTCTATCAATGACTGTAGTATATGTATGCTGCGGCAGCAATTTTTCCAGTCTTTTCGCTACTAATTTGCCGCCAGTTCCCGTATCGAATATGCCGATCTTCATACAAAAAGTATAGCAAAATTGTTACAATGGTATCTATGCAGCCACTCAAAAAACACATCCAAACCCTGCAGTCAGAAGTAGAACAGGCCAAGGCGACGCTGGATTTTGCGGCATTGGAGCAGGAGCTGGCGGCGCTGGATGAGCGGCTTAATCAGCCGGAGATTTGGCATAATCCGGACGAGGCGCAGGTGCTGGCCAAAAAGGCGGCTAGCCTGCGCCAGACAGTTGAGCCGTGGCAGACGCTCGGGGTGCAGCTGGCGGATATCGCTGAGTTGATGGAGCTGGGTGACGATGATCTGCTGCCGGAGTTTGAAGCGCAAATATCAGCATTGGAGCAGGAATTTGCTCGGCGCAAGACTGATTTGCTGTTCAGCGGCCCGTATGACAACCGCGAGGCGGTGGTGCGGATTTCGGCTGGCGTAGGCGGGCTGGATGCTCAGGATTTCGCGGCCATGCTGGAGCGGATGTATCTGCGCTGGGCGGAGAAGTCGGGGATGAAAGTCGACACACTGGAGCGCTCGACCAATGATGATGCGGGAATAAAGACAGCGGTGTTGGAGATTTCTGGGCCGTTTGCCTATGGAAAATTACGCTCAGAGAACGGCGTGCATCGGCTGGTGCGCCTCAGTCCGTTTAATGCTGATAATTTGCGCCAGACTAGCTTTGCACTGGTGGAAGTGCTGCCAAAAATTGATACGCCGGATGAAATTGCAATTGACCCGAGTGATCTGAGGATTGATGTGTATCGCTCGGGCGGCAAGGGCGGCCAGGGCGTAAATACCACTGATTCGGCGGTGCGGGTGACACATGTACCGACGGGCATTACGGTGGCGATCCAGAATGAGCGCTCGCAGATTCAGAATAAAGAAACGGCGCTGAAGATTTTGCGCTCCAAGTTGCTGGCGATGAAGCTGGAGCAGCATGCTGAAACCCTGTCTGACCTCAGGGCTGGTGAGTCAGCTAACTGGGGCAGTCAGATCAGAAATTACGTCCTGCATCCGTACACGCTGGTCAAAGACACCCGCACCAAGCACGAGAACCGCAACGCCCAGGGCGTGCTGGACGGGGATGTTGATGAGTTTATGACGGCTTATTTGCGTGAATCGCGTGGCTGACGGAAGACAGCAATGGTGATCATCACGGCAAAGGCGATAAGGCTGATGACCATGACGGACAGGAAATGTACGCCAAATGGCCAAGCAGTTTGCCTGACAAGAACGTCGATCGGATATTTTCGGTTGGTGTCATCGCCGATGATGTAATAGAGCCACGCGCATGTACCCACCAGAAAGCACACCATGGCGAGGCCGTACCATACCAATGCTGACGTGTGGCGTGCGAGCCACTTGTTACTATCGGTAATTGCCTTGTTCTGCCAGCGGTTGGTGCCGATAAGCGTATAAAGCGGCAAGGCGAGACAGCCAGTAGCCAGGAGTAGCCCAGTTGCAGTGTACATGATATATACGAAAATACTGCTGTGTTGTGCTATGTCTTGTAGTAGCGTGACGTGGGGTGTGAGGAATAGGCATATGAGCGTGGCGCCAAGTGACATGACCATAAGTAGCGCCAATAGTCGCAAGCCAATCTCCAGTATCCTATAGGTGTGCCGTACGGGTTGCGCTGACTCATCAGGCGATTGCCCCACGAGCTGTCGTAGCCCCCGTCCAAGACAATATATACCCCAGACAATGCTGATAAACAGGAGTAGACCGCCAGTTAGGAAGAGTGGCCAGCGTAGAGCGTTAGCAGTTTGTCCAGGCGCCTCGCAACATGACCATGTATCTTGCGGTCGCGCCGCGTCAAACGTATCTGGCAGGAATGGCACGCTGATATTACTGATAATTATTAATCCGACCCCGATGATACTGAGGGCGATAAACATGATACTGAGGCGATTGAGTAATGTAGCTGAGGTTTTCATATACCTAGTGTAGCATGGTTCGTCGCGCTAATTCGCACCATCCTAAAAAATCTGCTATACTAGTGGAAATGATTTTGTTAGATAGGGTTACCAAAACATATGGCAAGGACAACAAGCCGGCCTTGAACCGGGTGAGTGTTCATGTCAAGCCGGGCGAGTTCGTGATTTTGGTCGGGACATCGGGAGCGGGGAAGTCGACGCTACTCAAGCTGCTGACCCGCGAGGAAAAGCCGACTGGTGGTAAGATTGTCGTCGGTGGGATTGACTACGATACGCTCAAGGACAAGCACATCCCGTTGCTGCGCCGAAAAATTGGCGTGGTGTTTCAGGATTTCAAGCTTTTGCCAAATCGAACGGTGTTTGAAAATGTGGCTTTTGCACTGGAGATTGCTGGCATGACCAACCGCGAGATTAAATCAACGGTGCCAAAGGTGATCGAGCTGGTGGGGCTGAAAGGTAAGGAAAAGAATTTCCCAAACCAACTGTCTGGCGGTGAGCGCCAACGGGTGGCGATTGCCCGGGCAGTGGTTCGGCAGCCAAAGATCTTGATCGCTGACGAGCCGACTGGTAACCTTGACCCAAAGCATAGCTGGGATATTGTGCGCTTGCTGGAAAAAATTAACAAATACGGCACCACGGTGCTGCTGACCACGCACAATGTCGATATTGTCAATAAGCTCAAACGCCGGGTGATCACCATTGATCACGGTAAAATCACCTCTGATCAAGCCAAGGGGAGTTACAAACAATGACCGATATCTCACGTAAAGCCGCCGCCAAGGCGCGCGTCGATCCTAAAGTTCTCAAGCGCACGCGGCAGCGTCGCCGTCGGGTGCTGACGTTCTGGCGAATGTGCCGGTATGGTATCAATAATTTTAGCCGTAATACCTGGCTGACGATCGCAGCGACTGCGGTGATGGCGGTGACGCTGCTCATTATTGCCGTTACTATGGCTGCTCGCCAGGTGCTGGTTGACTCGGTCGATACAATTTCGCGCAAGTCCGATATGTCGATTTTCCTCAAAGGTTCAACCGAGCAAAAGGTGATCGACGAGCTGACATCGCGCCTGAGCAAGCTCCAGAATGTCGAAAAGGTGACGTATATCTCGGCAGAGCAGGCGCGTCAGGAGCAAATCGAGAAGTATAAGAATGATCCAGCAACTCTCGAGGCGATCAAGGAATCAAGTAACGAAATGCCAGCATCGCTTCGGGCTTCGCTCAAGGATTTAAACGATCAGCGGGCACTGATTGAGTTTACGAAGCATGACGAGCTGTATAAGAAGCACAAAGATCCGACCAAAGAACCGTCGTTCATCGGTGATCGGCGTGAGGCGATCAACGCCATCGGTGACTGGGTGCGGTTTGCCAGTATTGCCGGCTCGATCGCTACGGTGGTGTTTGTGGTTATTTCGTCGCTGGTGGTGTTTAACACTATCAGGATGGCAATTTTTAACCGTAAAGACGAGATCCAGATGATGAAACTGATCGGCGCTGATCGTGGGTTTATTCGCGGGCCATTTATCGTCGAGGCAGTTATGTATGGATTTATCGCGGCGCTGGTGGCCTCAGGAGTCGGCTATTTGTTGTTGTTCTCGGCGCATGACAAGCTGGCGGTGCGGCTGCCGATGGATAATTTGATGAATATTGGCACCACGTATGCCGGACTGGTGGTGTTGGCGATGATCATGATCGGTGCGGTGATCGGTATCGTCTCGTCATTGATTGCGACGCGCAAATACTTAAAATTATAAGTTATTTTGTCGCTGACCCCTGAATATTTACTGAGCCAAGGCGCTTGACGTCCATATGTCGCTTGTGCTAAAATAAAAAGCAATGAAGATACGGTCCACCACACCAGTTTCGACATCACGAGCCACACGGGCAGCTCTCGTGGCGGTTAGTGCTGTTGTTTTGGGCGCTGGCGTGTTCCAGCTCGGCCCACACGTATTCGCGCGTGACTATGAAGCGGAAATTAACGCTCTCAACCAACAGGCGCAACAGGCGCAGAACGAGGCCAATCGTCTCGGGACGATGGCAGCGACGCTGGAGGAAGAGCTGGGGCGCATTAACGCGCAGATTGATTCGATTCGGGCGGAAATTGCCAAGAGCCAGCAAAAGCACGACACGCTGGTTGCCGAAATTGCTAAGAACAAGCTAGCGATTGAAAAAAATCGTAAAGTCATGGGTAAAATCTTGTCGGATATTTACCTCGATGATCAGATTTCACCGCTCGAGATGCTGGCGAGCTCCAAATCAATCGGCGATTATGTCGATAAGCAGGAGCAGCGTAGTAGTTTGCGATCATCGCTGAACGATAAGATCAAGGAAATTAAGGCGCTGCAGGCGAAGTTAGAAGAGAATAAAAAGTCAGTTGAGAATGTGCTCAAAGACCAGAAAGCTCAGCAGTCGCAACTAGCGTCCAAGCAAGCAGAGCAGGCTAAGCTGGTTAATGACACCAAGAATGACCAAAATGCCTACGCGGCCCTGGCGACGCAGCGGAATAACCAAGCAGCGAAACTGCGCGAAGAGCAGCTTAGAGAAAACAAGAGGCGATTTATCATTGGGGCTGGATCTGCGGGGACTGGCGGATATCCAAGTGCTTGGGCGAATGCACCGCTAGATGCTTACGTCGATCCATGGGGCCTATATACGCGTGAGTGCGTGAGCTATGTGGCGTGGAAGATCCACAGTACCGGTCGGTTTGTGCCACACTTTGGTGGGGCTGGTAACGCTAATCAGTGGCCATCAACAGCGGCGCGATACGGCATCCAGAGCGGTTCGACGCCAAAGGCTGGTGCGGCTGCAGTATCAATGGCGGGTCAATATGGTCATGTTATGTATGTCGAGTCGGTTAATGGTGATGGCACAATTACGGTAAGTGACTATAATAGAGGATGGGATGGTTTGTATCGTGGACCTGATGCCCCTGGATCTAGAATGTCGGCCTCTGGGCTTATATATATATATTTCTAGTTATATGTGACAAACGAATAAAGCCCTCGCATCAGCGGGGGTTTTTGTGTACAATAGATATATGACAGAGCAACGGAGGGTAGGAACGCGGGCTCGCTTGTTTTTGGGCGGGCTGCTGATCGCGATTGTGAGTTTTGCGGCCGGGACGCGGTCGGATCTGATCGTGGCGCAGGTCGGGTCGCTGTTTGGTCTCAGAACAGCAACGGGGTCGCTGGATTTATCAGCGGTGCAGCGCGTGTACCGTGAGCTAAAGGCTCATTATGACGGTAATTTGGATGAGCAAGCACTTACGCGTGGGGCGGCGCGCGGTATGGTGGCAGCGACGGGCGATCCGCACACGGCGTACATGGATCCGGATGAAGCCAAGGAGTTTGAGAAGAACTTGTCGGGCAATATTGGTGGCGGTATCGGGGCGGAAATTGCCAAGCGGCATAACGTGCCGACGATCATCCGGCCGCTAAAGAATAGCCCAGCCGAAAAGGCGGGCGTCAAAGCTGGTGATGCCATCGTCAAGGTCAATGACACGGTGGTGACTAATATGCCGGTTGATCAAGTGGTGCAGCGTATTCGTGGCGACGTTGGCACGACGGTCAAGTTGGTGCTGTCGCGTGGCGGCGAGCGTAAAGATATAACGGTGACACGCGAGGAGGTCGTCGCGCCGGCTGCCGAGTGGAAGGTTGATGGTGAGATTGGTATTTTGACGGTCAGTCGCTTTAATGATGACACCGGCAAGCAAGCGCGCCAAGCCGCCGAGGAGTTTCGCTCGGCAGGTGTTAGGAAAGTCATCCTCGACCTTCGAGGAAATCCTGGCGGTACGGTGGCGGCCGCACAGGCGTTAGCGGGGTTGTGGCTCAATCATGAGGTGGTAATGACCCAACGGCGCGGTGAGCAGGTTATCTCGACGGAGAAATCGACCGGCCAGCCGCTTCTCGGTGATATCAAGACGGTTGTGTTGATTAACGGTGGTAGTGCCAGCGCCAGCGAGATCGTGGCGGGGGCGCTCAAGGATCACGGCAAGGCGACGCTGGTTGGCGAAAAAACTTATGGCAAGGGCAGTGTGCAGCGGCCGATTGATCTCGCGGATGGCTCGGTTCTAAAAGTGACCGAGGCGCGCTGGTATACGCCGCATGGCAAGAATATTGACAAGTCGGGTATCGAGCCAGATATTAAGGTCGAGATGACGGCTGGGGCGGCAGATAATGGACGCGATCCACAATTGGAAAAAGCAAAGAGTGTATAGGCTCAAAAGGGGAGGGTAACGATATGCAACACAGGAAAAAAATACTATTGGTTGAAGACGATACAGCACTGGCGGCAGTCTATCGGTCGCGGCTGGAGCTGGAGGGCTTTGAGATTCGTGAGGTGCATAATGGTGAGGACGCGCTGTCGGCAACGGTGGCGTTTCGGCCGGATCTGATCGTACTGGATGCTATGATGCCGAAAATTAGCGGCTTTGACGTGCTCGATATCCTGCGCAATACGCCAGAAACGACCAACGTGCGGGTGATCATGCTGACGGCGCTCAGCCAGCAGAAAGACCGAGAGCGGGCAGAGGCGCTGGGCGTGGATGAATACCTCGTCAAGTCACAGGTGGTGATCGGCGATGTGGTAGCGCGAGTGAAGCATCATTTGGGCATGTCGCAGTCGTTTGAAAACTAGGTTGGGCCATCCCCGCGTAGGTAGTTTGCTATAATAAGGGCGTGGAATGGTTGCCAAAAATTACCGAAGATACGCTGACAGTACTACGCCGGCCGGTCTCGTTGGCAGAAGCGAGGGAGTATCGGCGGCGTATGGGACTTTCTCGTTGGTCGCTGGGGTTTGATACGTCGCTAGCCGACATGGCGGTGCTGGCGGTCGTGTGGGTTATCTTTTGTATCGGACTTGCTGTTTTGATGTCACTTGTGCCGCACTGGCTCGTTTTGGTGGTGATGATTGGTATATTGGCCACCACGTCAATGATTGTCTTTTTCCGCGCCTCAAGGCGGGCGATACGTCGGCATATACGAATGGCTGACTTTGCGTCTTGTTGTGGATTGGAATATGATCCAGTCGGTAAAGCTGACACAATCGGCCTTGGTCTATTGTTTGATGTCGGCTATTCGCGGCATTATCGCGGCGTGTTGTCGTATGGACGCGACGGACAGCGACTACTGGAAGTCGGTCGTTACGAATATACGGTTGGTAGCGGTAAACAGCGGCGGACGTATACCTGGTACTACGCTGGGATGCGCCTACCTCGCAGGGTGCCGCACTTGGTGCTGGACTCGAAATCCAATGACGGAATCGTGATGGGCAAGGCGCTGATCAGTAATTTGCCGGTGGTGATTTCGAACAGTCAGCGCATCAGTCTGGAGGGCGATTTTGATACGTATTTCACACTATACGCGCCAAAGCAGTATGATGTTGATGTGCGCTACGTACTGACGCCGGATGTTATGGCGGCGCTGGTTGACAAGTCATCTTGTTTCGATGTCGAGCTGGTAGATGATATGGCGTTTTTCTATGCCCTGCAGGGCGAGACACCTGATAATCAAGTGCTCGGTGACATATTTACGGCGTTGGCAGTCGTGGGTCGTGAGCTACATGACCAGATTGATGGGTACGCTGACGACCGTGTCGAAGGTGCGCGTTACAGTAATAAAATTGCAGAGCAAGGCAAGCGGCTGAAAAAACGAACGCGACCAGCGGCGCTGTGAACAAGATGATACTTGACTAGCCGACGCAAACCTGAGTTCGCCGCTCAGTTTTGCCGGTGAATTTGGTTTTCTTGACCTGTTTGAAGGTGACGACGCCAGACTTAGCGGCGTGGATAGTGTAGTTGCGGCTCATGTACGCGCCCTCGCCAGCGATTTTTGTGGCGCCTGTTTGGCGGACGAGTACCTCGCCAGCGTTGACTTTTTGGCCGCCGAAGCGCTTGACGCCGAGGCGTTGGCCAGGGTTGTTGTGGATGTTCTTACTTGAGCCACCAGCTTTGACTTTTGACATTGAAACTCCTTAAATTTTCTAAACCTAATCTGTACCAGTATAAGTGACGGCTGATAAAAAGTCAAGGGGCTTTACTTGATTAGCCAAGTGTTATATAACTAGGGGCTATGAACGAGCAGAATATGACGACAATGGAAGCTATTTTCAACAGACGAGTGGATAGAAGAACGGTACTACTGGGTGGCTTGGGCACCGTTGG
Encoded proteins:
- a CDS encoding FtsX-like permease family protein; the protein is MTDISRKAAAKARVDPKVLKRTRQRRRRVLTFWRMCRYGINNFSRNTWLTIAATAVMAVTLLIIAVTMAARQVLVDSVDTISRKSDMSIFLKGSTEQKVIDELTSRLSKLQNVEKVTYISAEQARQEQIEKYKNDPATLEAIKESSNEMPASLRASLKDLNDQRALIEFTKHDELYKKHKDPTKEPSFIGDRREAINAIGDWVRFASIAGSIATVVFVVISSLVVFNTIRMAIFNRKDEIQMMKLIGADRGFIRGPFIVEAVMYGFIAALVASGVGYLLLFSAHDKLAVRLPMDNLMNIGTTYAGLVVLAMIMIGAVIGIVSSLIATRKYLKL
- a CDS encoding CHAP domain-containing protein yields the protein MKIRSTTPVSTSRATRAALVAVSAVVLGAGVFQLGPHVFARDYEAEINALNQQAQQAQNEANRLGTMAATLEEELGRINAQIDSIRAEIAKSQQKHDTLVAEIAKNKLAIEKNRKVMGKILSDIYLDDQISPLEMLASSKSIGDYVDKQEQRSSLRSSLNDKIKEIKALQAKLEENKKSVENVLKDQKAQQSQLASKQAEQAKLVNDTKNDQNAYAALATQRNNQAAKLREEQLRENKRRFIIGAGSAGTGGYPSAWANAPLDAYVDPWGLYTRECVSYVAWKIHSTGRFVPHFGGAGNANQWPSTAARYGIQSGSTPKAGAAAVSMAGQYGHVMYVESVNGDGTITVSDYNRGWDGLYRGPDAPGSRMSASGLIYIYF
- a CDS encoding PDZ domain-containing protein; the encoded protein is MTEQRRVGTRARLFLGGLLIAIVSFAAGTRSDLIVAQVGSLFGLRTATGSLDLSAVQRVYRELKAHYDGNLDEQALTRGAARGMVAATGDPHTAYMDPDEAKEFEKNLSGNIGGGIGAEIAKRHNVPTIIRPLKNSPAEKAGVKAGDAIVKVNDTVVTNMPVDQVVQRIRGDVGTTVKLVLSRGGERKDITVTREEVVAPAAEWKVDGEIGILTVSRFNDDTGKQARQAAEEFRSAGVRKVILDLRGNPGGTVAAAQALAGLWLNHEVVMTQRRGEQVISTEKSTGQPLLGDIKTVVLINGGSASASEIVAGALKDHGKATLVGEKTYGKGSVQRPIDLADGSVLKVTEARWYTPHGKNIDKSGIEPDIKVEMTAGAADNGRDPQLEKAKSV
- a CDS encoding response regulator, which gives rise to MQHRKKILLVEDDTALAAVYRSRLELEGFEIREVHNGEDALSATVAFRPDLIVLDAMMPKISGFDVLDILRNTPETTNVRVIMLTALSQQKDRERAEALGVDEYLVKSQVVIGDVVARVKHHLGMSQSFEN
- a CDS encoding 50S ribosomal protein L27; translation: MSKVKAGGSSKNIHNNPGQRLGVKRFGGQKVNAGEVLVRQTGATKIAGEGAYMSRNYTIHAAKSGVVTFKQVKKTKFTGKTERRTQVCVG